A window of Halovivax gelatinilyticus genomic DNA:
GCGGCTGGCTACGCCCCACGGGTCTAACAGGTAGACGAATCCGAGAAAGACGGCGAGCCCGATCGCGACGACTCTGACGGCGATTGCTGTCCTCGACAGGTCCTCGACGGCCATCGTCACCCCGACCAGCGCCGCGACGACGAACCATATCGCGGCGATTCCGACTCGCTTGCGTGGGTCCATATCCGTGACTTTCGTCGGGACGACGAAAAGGAACCGATTCGTCACCGACCGCTACGACTGGTTCGTCACTGACTCCGACAGACCGCGTCCTATCGTTCGCTACAGGTACCGACTGGCCGGCCGCCGATTCGCCGGACGCCTCTTCGTATAGATGCACTGGGCGCTCTTCGATATTGGCCGTGAAAGAACGCCGAGAGGGAGATTTGAACTCCCGTGTCCGTGAGGACAGCAGATTTCGAATCTGCCGCCTTGGCCGGGCTAGGCTATCTCGGCTCAGCAGTGAGTACCCCCCAGTTACTGTTATGGGTTTCGATTCCCGGCGAGTCACGGAAATCGTGTGCATTTGTATCACTCGAATCGGAACTTCTATCAGCGAACGATTCGACGAACCGACATGGACGTATCACAGGCGAATCAGGAGTGTACGGAAGTCATCGATCGGCTCGGTGACGCCGTCATCTCCGAACGACGATTCTTCGAAGACGTACTGGTGGGAGTCATCGGACGGGGCCACGTCCTGCTTGAGGACGTCCCCGGGACCGGGAAAACGCTCACTGCACGGTCGATCGCGGACGCGCTCGGCCTCTCGTTCTCCCGAATTCAGTTCACACCCGACCTTCTCCCGTCGGACGTGACCGGGACGCACATCTACAACGAGGGCGACGGCTCGTTCGAGTTCACCGAGGGACCGATCTTCGCGAACATCGTCCTGGCCGACGAGATCAATCGCGCGCCGCCGAAGACCCAGGCGGCGCTCCTGGAGGCGATGGAAGAGGGGCAGGTGACGGTAGCCGGAGAGACCAGACCCCTCCCCAAGCCGTTTTTCGTCATCGCGACGCAGAACCCGGTCGAACAGGAAGGGACGTTCCCACTGCCCGAAGCGCAGGTCGACCGGTTTCTCGTCAAGACGTCGCTCGGCTACCCCGACGCCGACGGCGAAGTCGAACTGTTGAGTCGACGGGCGAACCGCGAAACGATGAGCCCCTCCGTCGAGCGCGTGTTCGAGCGAGAACACGTCGAAGCGCTCAGACGCGTGCCCGAGTCGGTCCGAACTGATCCGGATCTACTCGAGTACATCGTCGAAATTACCCGCAAAACCCGCACAGACGGACGCGTCGAGATCGGCGTCTCACCTCGCGGAACACAACGCCTGTTCGAAGCGGCCAGAGCGTACGCGGCGCTGCGCGGGAGCGAGTTCGTCACGCCTGACGACATCAAGCGAGTCGCCCAACCGGTGTGTGCACACCGACTCGTCTTAACCCCCGACGCCACGGTCAACGACGTCGATAAGTCCCAGATCATCGACAGCGTACTCGAATCGGTTCCGGTACCGACCGTCGAGTGAACCGCCGTCCGTCGCCAGTATTTAGTAAATCTGACCAGTAGTTCCGCCGGCGGAATACCTCCCGTTTGAGAGAGTCGGTGAGCGACGACAACCCGTACGATTCACTGATCGATACGTTCATTCGTCCCGGGGACTAGCTCCCCGTCATGCGGATACGAGAGTGGAAGGATCTGTTAGCGGACGTCTCCGAGCAGTCGGTCGATCCCTCCTCGTGGCGTGCCGTCGCCGGTGATCGCTCGGGTGGAATCGGCGAAGACCTTTACCTCGCCCACCCTCGGGCCGGCGTCTACCTGTTGAAGACGTACGCGAAGA
This region includes:
- a CDS encoding AAA family ATPase, producing MDVSQANQECTEVIDRLGDAVISERRFFEDVLVGVIGRGHVLLEDVPGTGKTLTARSIADALGLSFSRIQFTPDLLPSDVTGTHIYNEGDGSFEFTEGPIFANIVLADEINRAPPKTQAALLEAMEEGQVTVAGETRPLPKPFFVIATQNPVEQEGTFPLPEAQVDRFLVKTSLGYPDADGEVELLSRRANRETMSPSVERVFEREHVEALRRVPESVRTDPDLLEYIVEITRKTRTDGRVEIGVSPRGTQRLFEAARAYAALRGSEFVTPDDIKRVAQPVCAHRLVLTPDATVNDVDKSQIIDSVLESVPVPTVE